The Streptomyces griseiscabiei genomic sequence GTGCGAGTCGCCCCCCTCCCCTTCTTGATGGGCCGGTCCGGCTCCAGGTGGGACCCGTCTCCGTCCGCTTCTCCCGTTGACTGTACTCGACATCAATGTTCTACTTTGCAGAGGAGATTTCCCCTATACAGAAAAGAGGGATGATGGGAGATCACGCCGACATCCTCGACGAGGTGCGCCGTGGAATGATCCCGGCCCACATCTACAACGACCAGGATGTCTTCGAGCTCGAGAAGAAGAGGCTGTTCAGCCGGGCGTGGATGTTCGTGGGGCACGAGTCGGAGATACCGGCGTCCGGCGACTACGTCGTACGGCGCGTGCTGGAGGACTCCTTCATCGTCGCCCGGGACGAGAAGGGCGAGATCCACGCCCACTTCAACATGTGTCTGCATCGGGGAATGCAGGTGTGCAGGGCAGAGATGGGTAACGCCTCCCACTTCCGCTGCCCGTACCACGGCTGGTCCTACCGCAACGACGGCCGGATCGTCGGCCTGCCGTTCCACCAGGACGCCTACGGCGGCGAGGCCGGCTTCCGCCGCAAGGGCCAGACACTGCTGCCCGCGCCGAACCTCGACACATACAACGGACTGATCTTCGTCAGCCTGGACCCCGAGGCCCCGCCGCTGCGCGAGTATCTCGGCGACTTCGCCTTCTACCTCGACTACTACACGAAGCAGAGCCCGAGCGGCATCGAGCTGCGCGGTCCGCAGCGGTGGCGGGTCAAGGCCAACTGGAAGATCGGCGCGGAGAACTTCGCCGGCGACATGTACCACACGCCGCAGACCCACACGAGCGTCGTCGAGATCGGCCTGTTCCGCGAGCCGAAGGCCGAGAAACGCAAGGACGGCTGCACCTACTGGGCGGGCAACGGCGGCGGCACGACCTACAAGCTGCCCCCGGGCACGCTGGAGGAGCGCCTGCGGTACGTCGGCTACCCCGACGAGATGGTCGAGCGGATGAAGGAGTCCTGGTCCGAGGACCAGCTCCGGGTCATCGGCGACGACGGCTTCATGATCTCCGCCGCCTCGCTGCTCCCCAACATCAGCCTGGTGCACAACTGGCCGAAGGTCGCCGACGGCGACGACGTGCTGCCGTTCATCTCCATCCGCCAGTGGCAGCCCGTCGGGCGGGACGAGACCGAGGTCCTGTCCTGGTTCGCCGTGGACGCCGAGGCGCCCGAGGAGTTCAAGGAACTGTCGTACAAGGCGTACCTCATGTGCTTCGGCTCGACGGGCATGTTCGAGCAGGACGACGTGGAGAACTGGGTGTCCCTCACGAACACCGCCGCCGGTTCGATGTCCCGGCGTCTGCTGCTCAACAGCCGGATGGGCCTGCTGGAGGACGGCACCGAGGTGACTCC encodes the following:
- a CDS encoding Rieske 2Fe-2S domain-containing protein; the protein is MMGDHADILDEVRRGMIPAHIYNDQDVFELEKKRLFSRAWMFVGHESEIPASGDYVVRRVLEDSFIVARDEKGEIHAHFNMCLHRGMQVCRAEMGNASHFRCPYHGWSYRNDGRIVGLPFHQDAYGGEAGFRRKGQTLLPAPNLDTYNGLIFVSLDPEAPPLREYLGDFAFYLDYYTKQSPSGIELRGPQRWRVKANWKIGAENFAGDMYHTPQTHTSVVEIGLFREPKAEKRKDGCTYWAGNGGGTTYKLPPGTLEERLRYVGYPDEMVERMKESWSEDQLRVIGDDGFMISAASLLPNISLVHNWPKVADGDDVLPFISIRQWQPVGRDETEVLSWFAVDAEAPEEFKELSYKAYLMCFGSTGMFEQDDVENWVSLTNTAAGSMSRRLLLNSRMGLLEDGTEVTPALTPEQFAGPGTAHVGYAEYNQRELLNRWADYLATEDATAASVEVGQSGDPRNPHPQTDTTGAPA